The Hyphomicrobium sp. MC1 genome window below encodes:
- the ureG gene encoding urease accessory protein UreG, whose product MDASHSFTTVQTSRAGAARVGIGGPVGSGKTALIERLIPAFAKRGISLAIVTNDLVTAEDANRIRRSGLIDPARVAAVEAGACPHTVIREDPTLNIAAADELEAKFPDVELILIESGGDNLASTFSLDLVDWWIFVIDVAGGDDIPRKNGPGVLKSDLLIINKIDLAPYVGVDLARMAHEATAARSGRAPILTNCRKEDGIEPIVDRIFSEVLLR is encoded by the coding sequence ATGGATGCTAGTCACTCATTCACCACTGTTCAGACGTCTCGCGCGGGCGCCGCGCGGGTTGGCATCGGCGGTCCGGTTGGATCTGGAAAGACTGCTCTCATTGAGCGGCTTATTCCGGCGTTCGCCAAACGTGGCATTTCTCTCGCCATCGTGACCAACGATCTCGTCACGGCCGAAGACGCCAACCGGATTCGTCGTTCGGGCCTTATCGACCCGGCGCGCGTCGCAGCGGTGGAAGCAGGAGCATGTCCACATACGGTGATCCGCGAAGATCCGACACTTAACATCGCCGCGGCTGACGAACTAGAAGCCAAGTTTCCCGATGTCGAGCTCATTCTGATCGAAAGCGGCGGCGACAATCTCGCATCGACATTCTCCCTCGATCTTGTCGATTGGTGGATCTTTGTCATCGACGTCGCCGGAGGTGACGACATCCCACGCAAAAATGGGCCGGGCGTGCTGAAGTCCGATTTGCTGATCATCAACAAGATCGATCTCGCGCCATATGTCGGTGTCGATCTCGCCCGCATGGCACACGAAGCGACTGCGGCTCGCAGCGGCCGCGCGCCCATTCTCACCAATTGTAGGAAAGAAGATGGAATTGAACCGATCGTAGACCGCATTTTCTCAGAAGTACTTTTGCGATGA
- a CDS encoding HAD family hydrolase, with translation MQQIKGLLFDKDGTILDFYKTWIPINRRMALDAAGGDPDVAADLLRASGHDPDTDIVEPGALLIGADAAAIAEHFAGFLKNRTSSDLFEVVSRNFREGGAKHAMLIDGATDEIKRLRRAGYRLGLATNDTFDGMQASLGRFSGILDLFEFCVGSDSGHGAKPDPGMGLAFAQHTGLDPEDCAIIGDSIHDLEMGRRAGFGLRIAVLSGPYRQVDLEPYADVVIGSVLELGALFNLPAKVETQI, from the coding sequence ATGCAGCAAATCAAAGGGCTTCTGTTCGATAAAGACGGCACCATCCTGGACTTCTACAAGACCTGGATTCCGATCAATCGGCGTATGGCTCTCGATGCTGCAGGCGGCGATCCGGACGTCGCGGCCGATCTACTGCGGGCATCAGGGCACGATCCTGATACCGATATCGTTGAGCCGGGAGCGCTCCTGATCGGCGCCGACGCAGCCGCAATCGCCGAGCACTTTGCCGGGTTCTTAAAAAACAGGACATCGTCCGACCTTTTCGAAGTCGTATCGCGCAATTTCAGGGAGGGCGGAGCCAAGCATGCGATGCTGATCGACGGAGCCACCGACGAGATTAAACGCCTTCGCAGGGCAGGTTACCGCCTGGGGCTGGCGACTAACGACACGTTTGATGGAATGCAAGCCTCTCTCGGCCGCTTCAGCGGGATACTCGACCTATTTGAGTTTTGTGTCGGCAGCGACAGCGGCCACGGCGCAAAGCCGGATCCGGGAATGGGCCTTGCATTCGCACAACACACCGGTCTCGACCCGGAAGACTGCGCAATCATCGGGGACTCTATTCACGATTTGGAAATGGGACGCCGCGCCGGATTTGGTCTGCGCATCGCCGTTCTTTCCGGCCCTTATAGGCAGGTCGATCTCGAACCTTATGCCGATGTTGTTATCGGCAGCGTCCTCGAGCTCGGTGCGCTTTTTAACTTACCAGCAAAGGTCGAAACCCAGATCTGA
- a CDS encoding Dyp-type peroxidase, with protein MTGKNWDRVPIDAQSIDAPLSRAAVFLVVTVANEVDALAKVCSALDGLDDLVKTVGFRDLSARLSCIVGIGRALWDRLRFEKRPRELKVFAPIKGPVHTAPSTPGDLLFHIRAERPDFCFEFERLLLDRLGESITVVDEVAGFRYFDARDLLGFVDGTANPTGLDLPTSALVGDEDGDFAGGSYVVIQKYLHDLGAWTKVPTPLQEEIIGRRKIDNLEINDDDAPRKSHKSLATVVDDSGHEYDILRDNMPFGRPGQNEFGTYFIGYSRYLWVIEKMLQRMYVGDRPGAYDRLLDFSTPLTGATFFAPARPALEALVQAAQERLATPSDS; from the coding sequence ATGACAGGAAAGAATTGGGACAGAGTGCCGATTGATGCGCAGAGCATCGATGCTCCTCTGTCGCGAGCGGCCGTCTTTCTTGTCGTCACTGTTGCGAACGAGGTGGACGCTCTTGCAAAAGTCTGTTCAGCGCTTGATGGACTAGACGATCTCGTCAAGACGGTAGGATTCCGAGATCTTTCTGCACGCCTCTCGTGCATCGTTGGAATCGGTCGCGCTCTCTGGGACCGCCTGCGCTTCGAGAAGCGGCCGCGAGAGCTCAAGGTATTTGCGCCGATAAAAGGCCCGGTCCATACCGCGCCATCGACACCGGGCGATCTTCTCTTCCATATCCGCGCCGAGCGTCCTGATTTCTGCTTCGAGTTCGAGCGCCTTTTGCTCGACCGTCTCGGCGAGAGCATCACGGTGGTCGACGAAGTCGCCGGCTTCCGCTATTTCGATGCGCGAGATCTTCTCGGTTTTGTCGACGGCACGGCGAATCCGACAGGCCTCGATTTACCCACGTCGGCGCTTGTGGGTGATGAAGACGGGGACTTTGCCGGAGGTAGCTATGTCGTCATTCAGAAATATCTGCATGATCTCGGAGCGTGGACGAAGGTGCCGACGCCTCTCCAGGAGGAAATCATCGGTCGTAGGAAGATCGACAACCTTGAAATCAATGACGACGATGCGCCCCGCAAATCGCACAAATCACTCGCGACCGTTGTCGATGACAGCGGCCATGAGTACGACATTCTGAGGGACAACATGCCCTTTGGCCGCCCGGGACAAAACGAGTTCGGCACCTATTTCATTGGCTATTCGCGATACCTTTGGGTCATCGAGAAGATGCTTCAACGCATGTATGTCGGCGATAGACCCGGCGCTTACGACCGGCTATTGGATTTCTCGACCCCGCTGACCGGCGCGACCTTCTTTGCTCCAGCTCGCCCGGCGTTGGAAGCCCTTGTCCAAGCGGCCCAGGAAAGGCTTGCGACTCCGTCTGACAGTTAA
- a CDS encoding urease accessory protein UreD — protein sequence MNIGWPTLRRGATDGLPLSGRFDLEFIRHGSRTSICRQFVSYPFHLARPFALDPLIPQLMTVYQQSSSGGLYRAEELESRILVRRDAAAHITTQAATIIHDCQGQPAKQRVDVVVEENGFLALTPDPFILFPGASCTTIVNVAMAPQAVVLLADAFSQHDPKGNSHPFDTYVSNVSIWDEKGKLLARDAQKITGANLATTHSPMRGWSFVSSFMLLGRPEKLPSQDALRRWFVGTENAVVGVSELPNNVGWGIRCLARDAVAARKIADQLFSISIRSVFGSDPAQRRK from the coding sequence ATGAATATCGGATGGCCAACGCTGCGCCGCGGGGCGACAGATGGTCTGCCGCTATCCGGAAGGTTCGATCTTGAGTTTATCCGCCACGGTAGTCGCACATCGATATGCCGCCAATTCGTATCGTATCCGTTTCATCTCGCGCGGCCGTTTGCTCTCGATCCTCTCATTCCGCAGCTGATGACCGTCTATCAGCAGTCGTCTTCCGGCGGTCTTTATCGCGCCGAGGAGCTTGAAAGTCGTATTCTGGTCAGGCGCGACGCCGCAGCGCATATCACGACACAGGCGGCAACGATCATCCATGACTGCCAAGGACAGCCCGCCAAACAAAGGGTTGACGTTGTCGTGGAAGAAAACGGCTTTCTGGCTCTCACCCCCGACCCGTTTATCCTTTTTCCGGGAGCGTCCTGCACGACCATAGTGAATGTCGCTATGGCACCGCAGGCGGTTGTTTTGTTGGCGGATGCGTTCTCACAGCACGATCCGAAAGGTAATTCGCATCCATTCGATACTTACGTCTCAAACGTGAGCATCTGGGATGAGAAGGGGAAATTACTCGCGCGCGATGCGCAAAAAATTACAGGCGCGAACCTGGCGACGACGCATTCTCCTATGCGCGGTTGGAGCTTCGTTTCGAGCTTCATGCTGTTGGGACGTCCGGAGAAATTGCCTTCGCAGGACGCGCTTCGGCGCTGGTTTGTCGGCACGGAAAATGCGGTCGTTGGCGTAAGCGAGCTTCCCAACAATGTGGGATGGGGAATCCGGTGTCTTGCTCGGGATGCCGTTGCGGCTCGTAAAATTGCCGATCAGCTATTTTCGATCAGCATACGCTCCGTTTTCGGGAGCGATCCTGCGCAGCGGCGAAAGTGA